Proteins co-encoded in one Cricetulus griseus strain 17A/GY chromosome 1 unlocalized genomic scaffold, alternate assembly CriGri-PICRH-1.0 chr1_1, whole genome shotgun sequence genomic window:
- the Lias gene encoding lipoyl synthase, mitochondrial isoform X2, which yields MSLRCGDAARSLGARVFGRYLCSPVRALSFLPDKKKEFLQTGPDLQDFVSGDLADKSTWDEYKGNLKRQKGERLRLPPWLKTEIPMGKNYNKLKTTLRNLNLHTVCEEARCPNIGECWGGGEYATATATIMLMGDTCTRGCRFCSVKTARNPPPLDANEPYNTAKAIAEWGLDYVVLTSVDRDDVPDGGAEHIAKTVSCLKGRKVRDPRANFDQSLCVLKHVKKVQPDIITKTSIMLGLGETDEQVHATMKALRAADVDCLTLGQYMQPTKRHLKVEEYVTPEKFKYWEKVGNELGFHYTASGPLVRSSYKAGEFFLKNLVAKRKTKTSET from the exons GTATTTGGAAGATATTTATGCAGCCCAGTTAGAGCATTAAGTTTTTTGCCCgataaaaaaaaggaatttttacAGACTGGACCAGACCTTCAAGATTTTGTATCTGGTGATCTTGCGGATAAGAGTACCTGGGATGAATATAAAGGAAATTTAAAGCGtcagaaaggagaaag GTTAAGACTGCCTCCATGGTTAAAGACAGAGATACCCATGGgtaaaaattataataaactgAAAACTACATTGCGGAATTTAAATCTCCACACA GTCTGTGAGGAAGCCCGCTGTCCCAACATTGGggagtgctggggaggtggagaatatgccacagccacagccacaatCATG TTGATGGGGGACACCTGTACAAGAGGTTGCAGATTTTGTTCTGTTAAGACCGCAAGAAATCCCCCTCCTTTGGATGCCAATGAGCCCTACAATACGGCCAAAGCAATTGCTGAGTGGGGCCTGGATTATGTTGTCCTGACTTCGGTGGATCGAGATG atGTGCCTGATGGGGGAGCTGAGCACATTGCCAAGACTGTGTCATGCTTGAAGGGAAG GAAAGTTCGTGATCCCCGGGCCAACTTTGACCAGTCTCTTTGTGTATTGAAACATGTCAAGAAAGTTCAGCCTGATATTATTACCAAAACATCAATAATGCTGGGCCTAGGTGAAACAGATGAGCAAGTCCACGCAACAATGAAAG CGCTCCGTGCAGCTGATGTGGACTGTTTAACTCTAGGACAATATATGCAGCCAACAAAACGCCACCTTAAG GTTGAAGAATATGTTACTCCTGAGAAGTTCAAATACTGGGAAAAAGTAGGAAATGAGCTTGGATTTCATTATACTGCAAGTGGCCCTTTGGTGCGTTCTTCATATAAGGCAG gtgaatttttcctgaaaaatctagtggctaaaagaaaaacaaaaacttcagaaaCTTAG
- the Lias gene encoding lipoyl synthase, mitochondrial isoform X1 encodes MSLRCGDAARSLGARVFGRYLCSPVRALSFLPDKKKEFLQTGPDLQDFVSGDLADKSTWDEYKGNLKRQKGERLRLPPWLKTEIPMGKNYNKLKTTLRNLNLHTVCEEARCPNIGECWGGGEYATATATIMLMGDTCTRGCRFCSVKTARNPPPLDANEPYNTAKAIAEWGLDYVVLTSVDRDDVPDGGAEHIAKTVSCLKGRNPKILVECLTPDFRGDLRAVEKVALSGLDVYAHNVETVPELQRKVRDPRANFDQSLCVLKHVKKVQPDIITKTSIMLGLGETDEQVHATMKALRAADVDCLTLGQYMQPTKRHLKVEEYVTPEKFKYWEKVGNELGFHYTASGPLVRSSYKAGEFFLKNLVAKRKTKTSET; translated from the exons GTATTTGGAAGATATTTATGCAGCCCAGTTAGAGCATTAAGTTTTTTGCCCgataaaaaaaaggaatttttacAGACTGGACCAGACCTTCAAGATTTTGTATCTGGTGATCTTGCGGATAAGAGTACCTGGGATGAATATAAAGGAAATTTAAAGCGtcagaaaggagaaag GTTAAGACTGCCTCCATGGTTAAAGACAGAGATACCCATGGgtaaaaattataataaactgAAAACTACATTGCGGAATTTAAATCTCCACACA GTCTGTGAGGAAGCCCGCTGTCCCAACATTGGggagtgctggggaggtggagaatatgccacagccacagccacaatCATG TTGATGGGGGACACCTGTACAAGAGGTTGCAGATTTTGTTCTGTTAAGACCGCAAGAAATCCCCCTCCTTTGGATGCCAATGAGCCCTACAATACGGCCAAAGCAATTGCTGAGTGGGGCCTGGATTATGTTGTCCTGACTTCGGTGGATCGAGATG atGTGCCTGATGGGGGAGCTGAGCACATTGCCAAGACTGTGTCATGCTTGAAGGGAAG GAATCCAAAAATCCTTGTGGAATGCCTCACCCCTGACTTCCGAGGAGATCTGAGAGCAGTAGAAAAGGTTGCTCTATCAGGATTAGATGTGTACGCACATAACGTAGAAACGGTTCCGGAATTACAGAG GAAAGTTCGTGATCCCCGGGCCAACTTTGACCAGTCTCTTTGTGTATTGAAACATGTCAAGAAAGTTCAGCCTGATATTATTACCAAAACATCAATAATGCTGGGCCTAGGTGAAACAGATGAGCAAGTCCACGCAACAATGAAAG CGCTCCGTGCAGCTGATGTGGACTGTTTAACTCTAGGACAATATATGCAGCCAACAAAACGCCACCTTAAG GTTGAAGAATATGTTACTCCTGAGAAGTTCAAATACTGGGAAAAAGTAGGAAATGAGCTTGGATTTCATTATACTGCAAGTGGCCCTTTGGTGCGTTCTTCATATAAGGCAG gtgaatttttcctgaaaaatctagtggctaaaagaaaaacaaaaacttcagaaaCTTAG
- the Lias gene encoding lipoyl synthase, mitochondrial isoform X4 produces the protein MSLRCGDAARSLGARVFGRYLCSPVRALSFLPDKKKEFLQTGPDLQDFVSGDLADKSTWDEYKGNLKRQKGERSVRKPAVPTLGSAGEVENMPQPQPQSWNPKILVECLTPDFRGDLRAVEKVALSGLDVYAHNVETVPELQRKVRDPRANFDQSLCVLKHVKKVQPDIITKTSIMLGLGETDEQVHATMKALRAADVDCLTLGQYMQPTKRHLKVEEYVTPEKFKYWEKVGNELGFHYTASGPLVRSSYKAGEFFLKNLVAKRKTKTSET, from the exons GTATTTGGAAGATATTTATGCAGCCCAGTTAGAGCATTAAGTTTTTTGCCCgataaaaaaaaggaatttttacAGACTGGACCAGACCTTCAAGATTTTGTATCTGGTGATCTTGCGGATAAGAGTACCTGGGATGAATATAAAGGAAATTTAAAGCGtcagaaaggagaaag GTCTGTGAGGAAGCCCGCTGTCCCAACATTGGggagtgctggggaggtggagaatatgccacagccacagccacaatCATG GAATCCAAAAATCCTTGTGGAATGCCTCACCCCTGACTTCCGAGGAGATCTGAGAGCAGTAGAAAAGGTTGCTCTATCAGGATTAGATGTGTACGCACATAACGTAGAAACGGTTCCGGAATTACAGAG GAAAGTTCGTGATCCCCGGGCCAACTTTGACCAGTCTCTTTGTGTATTGAAACATGTCAAGAAAGTTCAGCCTGATATTATTACCAAAACATCAATAATGCTGGGCCTAGGTGAAACAGATGAGCAAGTCCACGCAACAATGAAAG CGCTCCGTGCAGCTGATGTGGACTGTTTAACTCTAGGACAATATATGCAGCCAACAAAACGCCACCTTAAG GTTGAAGAATATGTTACTCCTGAGAAGTTCAAATACTGGGAAAAAGTAGGAAATGAGCTTGGATTTCATTATACTGCAAGTGGCCCTTTGGTGCGTTCTTCATATAAGGCAG gtgaatttttcctgaaaaatctagtggctaaaagaaaaacaaaaacttcagaaaCTTAG
- the Lias gene encoding lipoyl synthase, mitochondrial isoform X3: MGKNYNKLKTTLRNLNLHTVCEEARCPNIGECWGGGEYATATATIMLMGDTCTRGCRFCSVKTARNPPPLDANEPYNTAKAIAEWGLDYVVLTSVDRDDVPDGGAEHIAKTVSCLKGRNPKILVECLTPDFRGDLRAVEKVALSGLDVYAHNVETVPELQRKVRDPRANFDQSLCVLKHVKKVQPDIITKTSIMLGLGETDEQVHATMKALRAADVDCLTLGQYMQPTKRHLKVEEYVTPEKFKYWEKVGNELGFHYTASGPLVRSSYKAGEFFLKNLVAKRKTKTSET; this comes from the exons ATGGgtaaaaattataataaactgAAAACTACATTGCGGAATTTAAATCTCCACACA GTCTGTGAGGAAGCCCGCTGTCCCAACATTGGggagtgctggggaggtggagaatatgccacagccacagccacaatCATG TTGATGGGGGACACCTGTACAAGAGGTTGCAGATTTTGTTCTGTTAAGACCGCAAGAAATCCCCCTCCTTTGGATGCCAATGAGCCCTACAATACGGCCAAAGCAATTGCTGAGTGGGGCCTGGATTATGTTGTCCTGACTTCGGTGGATCGAGATG atGTGCCTGATGGGGGAGCTGAGCACATTGCCAAGACTGTGTCATGCTTGAAGGGAAG GAATCCAAAAATCCTTGTGGAATGCCTCACCCCTGACTTCCGAGGAGATCTGAGAGCAGTAGAAAAGGTTGCTCTATCAGGATTAGATGTGTACGCACATAACGTAGAAACGGTTCCGGAATTACAGAG GAAAGTTCGTGATCCCCGGGCCAACTTTGACCAGTCTCTTTGTGTATTGAAACATGTCAAGAAAGTTCAGCCTGATATTATTACCAAAACATCAATAATGCTGGGCCTAGGTGAAACAGATGAGCAAGTCCACGCAACAATGAAAG CGCTCCGTGCAGCTGATGTGGACTGTTTAACTCTAGGACAATATATGCAGCCAACAAAACGCCACCTTAAG GTTGAAGAATATGTTACTCCTGAGAAGTTCAAATACTGGGAAAAAGTAGGAAATGAGCTTGGATTTCATTATACTGCAAGTGGCCCTTTGGTGCGTTCTTCATATAAGGCAG gtgaatttttcctgaaaaatctagtggctaaaagaaaaacaaaaacttcagaaaCTTAG
- the LOC100767827 gene encoding UDP-glucose 6-dehydrogenase isoform X4, translated as MVEIKKICCIGAGYVGGPTCSVIAHMCPEIRVTVVDVNESRINAWNSPTLPIYEPGLKEVVESCRGKNLFFSTNIDDAIREADLVFISVNTPTKTYGMGKGRAADLKYIEACARRIVQNSNGYKIVTEKSTVPVRAAESIRRIFDANTKPNLNLQVLSNPEFLAEGTAIKDLKNPDRVLIGGDETPEGQKAVRALCAVYEHWVPKEKILTTNTWSSELSKLAANAFLAQRISSINSISALCEATGADVEEVATAIGMDQRIGNKFLKASVGFGGSCFQKDVLNLVYLCEALNLPEVARYWQQVIDMNDYQRRRFASRIIDSLFNTVTDKKIAILGFAFKKDTGDTRESSSIYISKYLMDEGAHLHIYDPKVPREQIVVDLSHPGVSVDDQVSRLVTISKDPYEACDGAHALVICTEWDMFKELDYERIHKKMLKPAFIFDGRRVLDGLHNELQTIGFQIETIGKKVSSKRIPYTPGEIPKFSLQDPPNKKPKV; from the exons ATGGTTGAAATTAAGAAGATCTGTTGCATTGGTGCAGGCTATGTTGGTGGGCCCACATGCAGTGTCATTGCTCATATGTGCCCTGAAATCAGGGTAACAGTTGTTGATGTCAATGAGTCAAGAATCAATGCATGGAATTCTCCAACCCTTCCTATTTATGAG ccTGGATTAAAGGAAGTGGTAGAATCCTGTCGAgggaaaaatctgtttttttctacCAATATTGATGATGCCATCAGAGAAGCTGACCTAGTATTTATTTCT GTAAACACACCAACAAAAACCTATGGGATGGGGAAAGGCCGGGCAGCAGATCTGAAATATATTGAAGCTTGTGCTCGACGCATTGTGCAAAACTCAAATGGGTACAAAATCGTGACTGAGAAAAGCACAGTCCCTGTGCGGGCAGCAGAGAGCATCCGCCGTATATTTGATGCCAACACAAAGCCCAACTTGAATTTGCAG GTACTGTCCAACCCTGAGTTCTTGGCAGAGGGGACAGCCATCAAGGACCTAAAGAACCCAGACAGAGTCCTGATTGGAGGGGATGAAACCCCAGAGGGCCAGAAAGCTGTGCGGGCGCTCTGTGCTGTGTATGAGCACTGGGTTCCCAAGGAGAAGATCCTTACCACCAACACTTGGTCCTCAGAGCTTTCCAAACTG GCAGCAAATGCTTTTCTTGCCCAGAGGATCAGCAGCATTAACTCCATCAGTGCTCTGTGTGAAGCAACAGGGGCTGATGTGGAAGAGGTGGCAACAGCTATTGGGATGGACCAAAGAATtggaaataaatttctaaaagCCAGTGTCG gtTTTGGTGGGAGCTGCTTCCAAAAAGATGTTCTGAATTTAGTGTATCTCTGTGAGGCTCTGAATCTTCCGGAAGTAGCTCGTTACTGGCAGCAG GTCATAGACATGAATGACTACCAGAGGAGGAGGTTTGCTTCGAGGATCATAGATAGCTTGTTTAATACAGTGACTGATAAGAAGATAGCTATCTTGGGGTTTGCATTCAAAAAGGACACTGGTGATAccag AGAGTCCTCCAGTATCTACATTAGCAAATACCTGATGGATGAAGGTGCACACCTCCATATATATGATCCCAAAGTACCCAGGGAACAAATAGTTGTGGATCTTTCTCATCCAGGTGTTTCAGTGGATGACCAAG TGTCCAGACTGGTGACCATTTCCAAGGATCCATATGAAGCGTGTGATGGCGCCCATGCCCTTGTTATCTGCACTGAATGGGACATGTTTAAG GAGCTGGATTATGAACGGATTCACAAAAAAATGCTGAAACCAGCCTTTATCTTTGATGGACGACGCGTCCTGGATGGCCTCCACAATGAACTGCAGACCATTGGCTTCCAG atTGAAACAATTGGCAAAAAGGTGTCTTCCAAGAGAATCCCATACACTCCTGGTGAAATTCCAAAGTTTAGTCTTCAGGATCCACCTAACAAGAAACCCAAAGTCTag